The Anabas testudineus chromosome 15, fAnaTes1.2, whole genome shotgun sequence DNA segment CATAATGATTGAATACTCTTCTCCTTAGAGGAGAATGTGCAGTATTTCCACCTCAAAACTAGTGAAGTAGAAGTATAAATCTGCATAACTGCTTAGGTTAAGTACTTCAAATTGCACAAACttacagtactacagtaaatgtgcCACCGCCAAGGCTGAATTAAGTGTTGCAAACCACAGACCACTAACTCTGACTTTCTCTATATAACATTGCAGCTTATCCACACTATCAATTAGCATCAATGTGCCATCATACATGCTGGTTAattgttatttatgtatgtCCCATTAATTGCTCACAGTTAGCGGCCAATCATCATAATCATGCAGTCTACTCAACAGAGCTAATAATGCACTGTGGAGGGGATAAGAAACTTAAGTGACACTTAAAGGCTGATCTCCACTTTAACTGACAATAAACTTATCAGATAATCGATTTGCTTCGTTAATGAGATGTGTGGAAAGGCCATTCAGTTCCCATAACCATCAACCAGTTCAAATTCATGCACTCAAGAAGCCACTTATTGCTCTCAGCACTTATATTTACAGAAATTGCAACTGACTGCGGCACTTTATTTTAGCTCCAATGTGTGCAGAGGAGACCGCGTGTCATTTCTGTTATGGCTAGAAGATTTTCTCAATGATCTAACAGCATGAAGGACAGATGGGTCACTTCGCTAACACGCtgggtttgtgttgttttgtagaTGCGAGCACACGTCAACTCCAAATGGTTCCTTTTCAGAAAACATGTTGACAACCTTCTCCATTTCCTCATGCCAAAGACAATAATACCACTATACACTATGGTAAGTGTCATAATTAACACAAAGATAACTCCCCCTGCGGCTCGACCTGCCACCTAAATCCTTTGAAATTGTTGCCCTTTACTGTCTGCAGGTCACTTTCACTAGGACTCGATACCATGAAGCTGTGCAGCGCTGGCACTGGCAAAATAAAGTAAGATCCTTTCTGAAAATCTATGCGTCTCTTTAGActctttcatttcatcttttgtGTTCTGCGGCATACAGTTTACCATTTGGGGAATATTTCATACCTTTGAACATCCTAATACTGTAATTTGAGACTCTTTTGAAGTCGAAGTATAATCAGCAGTGAGCATGAAAGGCGCATGTGACTCTCACTGGGTTAGTACTTTCCATTTTAGAGTCATTTGATTtactctgacacaaacacacagatttgcTGCACAAAGGAATGTTTCTGATATCTCTTGGTTGTATAAACTCAttgaacattttactttttctacagGTCATAAACCGTGGCTTGCTCATGAGTGTATCAGGAGCTGTTCTGGGAGGTTCCTACCTGCTCATTAAAAGTCCTCCCAACATCACAAACCTCCTCATCCCCGGTGAGAAAATCTGGAGCAGGCTGACGGAGCTCAGGACCTCCTGAGCACCGGCACAATCTCTGATCGGACAGACAAAGACCAAACTCCAAATATTAATTTGAGTTTGATTAAATCCTCTAATTCACACTGAAGGCAAATGAATGTACGGCAGTAATGATTGTCGGGTATTATACAAATCATAATGATTGATCATATGACTTTATACCTTTTTAACAGTGTTCAACTGATAACAGTTTAACTGATTTGACTATCgcttttaaatgcttttaaaagaattgcaaataaatgtttcctctgttcaCAGATActgtcatatttttattttcctttgacTTCATTCCTCCCGCTGTCACCTAGTTAAGGCCTacagacattttggaaaatatagTTATTATAATACTTCTTGactttcttgttcttgttgcttatatactgtatatatataataaataaatatatgtatataaataaaataatactattattacaattattatcACATAATTCTTATTTAGTTTAACTTCACTGAAGAAAGACTGAATACTGCCTCATTTTAGTCTGTAATAATccattatttttagtttttaatttctatttttaaacatgtataGGAGACATAGCATGGATTTTGCATCATGTTCTTCATATTgaactattatttattatttattcactcTAGGAAGGTTGGAGCCTGGCTTATAACTCTATTTCTCCTAATTTAACCTGttacagacattttttattattgacttAAGCTTCTTCTTTATTTGTCAAATCTATTTAGTTGTGAAGATCCTTAAGTTTCAGTTTAATCTGAATCTAAATGTATTATCTGATAATAACTTCTATCTTTAGGATTTCTTCATTTCAGCTAGTAGCTGTCTTtagactgtgggaggaagctggagtacctggagGAAACCCACGCAGGCGCAGGGAGAACATGTAAACTCTGGCTGACTAGATggtggatttgaacccaggtccTTAtagctgtgaggcaacagtgtgAACCACTGCACCACCACGCTGCACCTCACTAAACGATCGGTTATGGAAATCCATTAATCAAGTCTATTCATATCCGACAGCCCAGGAGGTTATGGAAGGTGTGTCTCACATGAGCATACTGAAGTCCCAGTCTCATCTCCTCTCATCTAATTACACTGCTGCAGTCCTCACACACATAATTCCACCAAAAAGTGACTGTTCTCGTCACACTCAGGGTCGGATTGAAGGGAGATAAGGTTCACAAGCCAGGTAGCTTAAAATAGCATCTGTTTATTGAATCCATACGCAgttatgtctgtttgtgtattaCGGTTTATGGCTAAGAAGCTAAggcttttattttccattttccaaaCTTGCAGGTGGGTACCAACCAAAACCAATCTGTCATTTCACGCTGATCCAAACACTGGTCCATAACCATGCTGGAATATAAATGCTCGACATATTCTTACAGTTGTCACTTATACTGTATGGCATATTTGATAAATAAGTTTTTATACAGGAACATAATTCTACCTGTTCACTACTTTATTGTGTACTTATGTCACCACAGCTGATGTTAGACGAGGGTGTTACACTTTCATACTACCTGGTTAGACAAAACACTGTCAAGAAATAGGTTTAGCTGATATCTTGGGCTGACAGTTGAATATTTACAATAAGTTGTAACAAATCTGTAGGAGACACAGAAATGTCCACAGAGGTCAGACAGGAGTGTTTTGGCTTGAAACTGCAGGTTAGGTCCCTAAGGCATACGGAGTGGTAGGTGGTCCAGTCTTTGTTTATCACAATGGCCTCACTTGAATGACGTTGACCTCAGAGGAACTTCCAGCCTTGGAGGTCACGCCCAGTTGTTGGAAGTCGTCGCTGGCGATGATGAAGACgatggaggaggagctgaaggtCACCCTCTTTTTGGGCCGCTCCTTGCTGCCATACGAGCTGGACATGACGATCGGTCGGATGGGGCGTTCCACGCGAGGCAGGGGACGCTCTTTGAGGTTGCGCTGCAGCCAAGAGAGCCGCGAACACAGCAACTGCAGCAAACAGCGGCGGAACTGTGAGGAGgtgagcaggaggagaagcTTAGTGAAAAGGACTCGTTTGTCTGTCAGACACACGTGATCGAactttgaggatgtgacagtttccctcctacacacacaaaaaatgcattttatacgtatttacaatttaaaatctaACTGAACACTTCTCTAATTTGAAATAATTGTCAAATCTCTTCACAGAATTTTCCTTGTCCAATTAAGCTTGTGGGAAATCACAGTTTCCACTATTCTGTTTTATGTTCATGTAAATACAACAGATTACAACATGAATGAAGGATTATGAATAAttacaataagaataaaatcCAATCAAACTACAAAGGAAATAGcaaaagaagagaacaaaccATCACTCTAATTGAGATTCTATTGATTTGCCCTATTTGTCCATATTCAATTCAGAGTTCAGCTGTGGTCActagaggagaaaaaaatctattgaacACACAGGAGGTGACCGATCTGAACTCTGCAGTGAAATACATAATCTATTACAGATGCCAGCAAAGCTTGGGCTCAGCAATGATGGTTGAACCTATTCGTGAAGACAtcctcttttatttacatttacacagtgcAAGAAATTAGTGTTGGAGACTTACAACGCTTACAAATGTCTTATTAGATCTCAAACTTAACCCATTGCCGAATGTTTCTACTTTCTAAAGATAAAACAATTAAAGCAAACCTTTCTGCTCATGAAGACGTAGATCAGGGGGTTGTAGGCTGTGCTTGACTTGGCAAAGAACGAGGGGATGATGGCCACTGTGGGAGAGACCATGCTCGTCCTGCCGAAGGCCTCCAGCATGGACACAATAGCATAGGGCGTCCAGCACACCAGGAAGCAGGTGATCATGAGGAGAAACATCACAGCCACTTTCTTCTCATACCGCAAGATCTTGATGATCTGAACCGTCTGCAGGTCCTGGATGGAGCGCAGCTGCAAGAGGCAGAAAAGAGGAAGGTGCTATCATGAGAACAGGGAGACAGGCGGCTTTGTGACTGCATAGTTGCTGGGTTAGATCAAAGTTTGTGCTTTCACTTGGCAGGTTTGACTATTTGAAACTGTATGATTGTGTAGCGTTCGCCTTTGTGGTTGGGACTTCTTCCAGTTAAGCCACAATTATGTGTAGCACGATTTCACAGGCTGTAAATATTTatgagcaaataaaaaaaaatatatgtttgttttgtaatacTATTAGGACAcaataatttaatgtttatgtcTTCTCTACTACTCTGTGAGTAGCGGTACGTCTGCACCTCTATAGTAGTGTTCTTATCTGTACCTCAAGCATTAACACGCCAATAACTGCAGAGCTACAATGCAAGACCCAGCGGGTGCAACCTGAGGTTGTTGCtcaaaaatatttcaataatattgacaggaggagctggggcTCAACCTGCCGGTCTTAAAATGGGCGAACGACCGATTTTCCTTCCTGATCCACAGATTTTCAATTGACTGTAATGACCTTGAATacacttgtgcacacacactatgtaactgcagggtaaaaaaaaactgcagccgtttttaaatttgtcttttattgctaatgcatttcatttattaattgtaagaggaaaaaaatggtACAGCTCACAGCTATCTGTACAGACTATGGAGCTAGGATCACTCCCTGCAGCTAAAGAAATAAGATGATAAAACATAAGGATATTTTCTAGACTCCCCTGGGACAGTCTACAGCAGCTGATTGAATCTCTGCCAGCTTCTCGTTATTCTTGAATTCACAAGgcctgtttttattcatattttacgATTCTTATAATGCCATGCTAAATTCCCATGTTTAAGATTTTCAGGCATCTACGCCAAGATGCAAAGCAGGGCACCTGGTTTTCTTTTCTATCAAGCCAAAAATACTCTAGACTTCAGACTTCAGAGTACTTCTCTTTGAAGATTTTCACTGCATCTCCCCAAATGCTGCAACATGTGATGAGTCCTCTCAGGCTTCTGACAGGCTCAGGAAGgtttgtggtggtggtggcttgGGGTTAtgaggaagcagcagctcaCACTTCCTACAAGGTTGTGAACACTTAAGGAAGGAAAGGTGGCAGCTGCACCAGACTGTgatgcagacagacatctggGTCATTTGATTagaactgcagtgtttttctcatttgcacGTTTGCTTACATGCAGTCCTGTTCCAAATACCTAAATAGTTGCCATCTGCTCCGTGGTGCAAACAGATGAAGACGatagagacaaaaagagatttGCTCATTTCTATCgcagacaaacaaacatcttcTTGGATGTTTTtgcagaaacatgaacacaaatgctTGACCCTCAACTTCACAGCCTGCTCGCTCGTCATTTATTAACAGGCTGTCTCCTCCCCCCGATGACATCAGTGGCACGTAACGCAGCAGTTAAAATGGAAGCAAGGCAGAAACGTGTTGTGTTTACACTTGTCCCCAATAATGGGAGCTACCACTCTCAGGGAAGCTAAAAATGCATCCTTATCCCAAAAAGCCAGAAGACGATTaccaaatatttaaacacagattaaataTAATGGTGCTTTTTCATGCTTTGTAAAACTGCTTTACATAAGTATCTCATGCTCTCTGAtctcaaaatgaaatgaaattttaaatatGACCCCCCCATCCTTTCCCCAATAACAGCACTTTTCTAATTAGGCCTACGAGGCATTCATTTAACTTTTCTGATGAACAGTATCACACCGTAAAACTTCCTCTAACTgtcattaaatcattttcttaaCTGAAATGAATCATTAGAttaattctttaaaaacattgtgCACACATACAAGAGTTGAAGTGTTGTAAGAACCAAAAGCAGTTGAGAGAAAAATCAGCAATTATTgaaataatcaattaataacTCAGGGATAGGGTGAAATTACAGCAAATGGAAGATCTTGGATCTCTGGACAGTTGGTCAAGTGTTTTAAGGACTAAACAATTAGTTGATTGACTGATAAACTGATTTTTTCTCACTTTGATTTATTCTAACTCcttcataatttattaaatatgttaacaacagcaaagacaacATCTGCACGTCTTACCATTTGCACTGTGTAAAGGATGTTCCCATAGCAGTAGATCATGATACCCACAGGCACGAAGAAACAGGCTAGGAGGAACAAGAGGATGAAGGAGGCATCATTTGGGTCCTTTGATGTCCAATCCAGAGAGCATCCCAGCTGGTGAATCTCCAGAGTGTAGCGGTTCCATCCCAGCAGAGGAGCCCCTGTCCAGGCCAGTGAGTACAGCCAGATGTGGGCGATGGCCCGCCACGCCCAGGGGAAGTCCACCACCTGGGCGTGGACCACCCGGATGTATCGCTCATAGGCCAAGGCTGCCAAAGTCATGATGGAAACGATGCCTGGcaatggaggaagagagacagcTACACTGAGAAACGCAAAGCACTTGCTGCAGGATCTGGGTCATTGGCTACTCAGCGTCTCTTTGGACTTTTTCATGATGACTCTATGTAAACAGAATTCAGAACATCTTGGTTGAGTACAAAcgaacacaaaaacacacacctctaaAACCTGCACTTGCACTACACAGCCAGCTTTTACTATACAGCCCACAGTAACACGGTCGTGGCTCTAATGCTGCATAAATATGATCTAGATTGAAGTTCCTGCAGCTTTTATGTGTATTGTGCATAATCTTCCTCCCACTTTTAtagtatgtaaaaaaaacaaagggcATATTTTTTTGTCACAAAACATAGACACTTAACCTCTATATCTATCCAATTACATACTCCAGTATCCTCTTCAATCCACTCTGCAAttgattcatttctttattaatgGGAAAAAGATAGGAACAGTGTCAATGAATACACACGCAACTGATAAACACACTGCGCTGAGTTTGAGCCACAGCTTCCCAGCTAGGGAAGATGTGCATTGACAGATCTGCTGGGGATTATTGCTGCAGCTTCTgtggcctctgtgtgtgtgtgtgtgtgtgtgtgtgtgtgtgtcggtcACAATGACACCAACCTCCTTTGAGTAATACATATGATAAGCTTCAAAGATGTTACAGACGAATAGAGGGCACAGATAGAGGTGGGGGGTTTATTTTGCACACTcccatttttatatttcaaccTGTGTCAGCAGGAAGCCATATATTGTAGTGATTTTATCAGCAGGTGCTGGACGCCAGACTGTCCAGATTTGTAATGTTCACACAAAATCATACCACGGCCACATGCGTGACCTTGGGTTTTCACATGTAAGCAACTCCCGCAGAGCACTCTGTGATTTTTAACTGCAGTCTTGTACTGTGAATGGCATGGGAGGGGCAGGTGAGATCTCAGGATGTGTTgtcactttaattaaaaatctcCATTATCTGCTTGGTTTGCTCTGCTCATCTGAGTTGTCAGCCAAAGCACACCAAATTAAACTCAGTTGTCCTTGAATCACACATGGGAGAAATGTGTCAACCAAAACTCTGCATGTGAACAACAACTTTGAACGCTTTTGATTTAGAAAGCTCATCTCTGTGACATATTTGCAATGCAAATGGGATCAATGGTCGGTGCTGTCGACTGAGATgccagagacagaggaaggtaAACGTAATCTTTTACATCATGTGCAGACCAGCCAATGTCAGGTAAAGGACAGTAGGACAGCAGAAAAGGCCAATTATCCAGCTCATATGTGTTTAGTTAGCTGATTTGCTCTAATGAGCTCATTATCACACATCCAGCCTCTTGAGCTGGAATTCCTGCAGGGGTGCGACCTGAAGAATGAACCTCAGTGTGATTTCATCCTTCACTGCTGAACACAGTTCCAGtaactgcacagacacagtggaGATGACGAAAGCATTAATGTAGTAAGAAGCACAGTCTACCcccatcacaaaaacaaaaaaacacattcagcacaGTCTGAAACCTCTTCAGTTCTTCTGGGTCGTTGGATTTTACTGGAACTAGTCGTGAAGGGAGACCAGCGGGTCAGTGAGCTGACCTCCTGTCTGAATTTTGAAGGACGTGTGCACAAGAGCCTCTTATCACTTTGAAATGTAAagttttcacaaacattttccagtttttacGCTATTATACCAGAGAAATGCGCAAGTGGTTCATTGCGCAATTAGTTGGATCAATTAGTTACAACTGAATTACTGGATTAGTAAAGTTTATATGATAACAAAATGATATACATGCTGTATACgtgtatttcattattttatgtcTCTCACCGAATAAGCTGTTGCTGAATCCGTCCCATACGCACGCTGCCGGGCTCCAAATCCATCCCCGCTTGACGCACGACGCAAACGTGAAGTTTATCCCGACGACAGAAACCAGAAAATCACTCAAACTTATGTTGACCAGCAACAAATTGGTGGGAGTGCGGAGTCGCTTGAATTTACAGAAGAGTATGATGACGACGACGTTGTTGCAGAAGCCGAACGCTCCAATGGTCCCGATGGTGAACGCGAGAAGTTTGTAGGTGCCCACATGGAACAGGTGCTCCGCTGCGCTCCTCTCGGCTCTGGTTTCGTTGGCAGGATTCATGTCGCGGAGGAAAACTTCGTCTCCAGCATTGTGCTTGGAGAGGTGTGAGAGCGCGCTCCCCGCCACGCTCATTCAAACCGAGCCCGAGACGCTCGATTGATGAAACTGGGTCAATGTACCAGAGTCAAAGCGCGCACGGTGCGCACGCTACGTTTTCCGGCCGAATATCCAAAATAAAATGGAGTTTGACCTACATGTTTGGAGACGAACACAGTGGCACTGCGGGCTGTTTAAAAgtacgtttaaaaaaaaaaaaaaaaaagacatagaGGGAGGATTTGTGAGGAGCGTTTTCAAATTGTACTCCGCATTatcttgtacttttattttgaaatcaaagTCATAGAAAAGAATCTCACGTTTATTTGTGAGCACTGGAGAAATGATTGCAGCCTCCAAGTCAATAATTGAGACACTCATTCCTCTAGACTAAGTCTACACAGTGCATACATATTAACATATAGGCTTATTTACATATATGCGTACTCCTTCttttacaaacaaatacatacattacatacaaacataaatgaGTACATTCATCAGTCAGTGGTGGAATAAATGAAATTACTAATCAACATCTACACTAAGtttccacacagacatggaACACTAACAAACTGCTCTGGCCCTTttcacagatgtgttttttcaCCAGCAGAACAATATATGAATAACAAACTGTATGCACTTTTAGCATGCTGAGCCTCTAGACCTGGCAAAAGTCAAGTCAGTCCCGAACCCCAACCTCTGTGACCTGCAGCGCCACGTTTAGCAGACACCAAACGATGACAACGCAGCAACTCTGCAGAGGTTGTTGTGTGCCTGTACCTGCTGCGATGTATCAGGATGCTGTGCATTCAGGAGTCATCTTGTTTTGTCCACAGAGTAATGTCACCACGTTGAAACGCTGGATTCCTGTAGTGACGTTGTTTGTGTCTGACCTCATTTCTCTGTGCCTACAGGTTGATTCAAAATAGCAGATCTCTCTCGAACAACACACCAGATGATGACACAGAGAGGCTCTAGGACAGTATGGGGAGGACCAGCATGTTGAATTTCATGCTGCACATCATTCCCTGATTTACCAATGTGCTGGTCATTCACAGCTTGAACATATTTCATTCAAATGATATGGATGAAGCCTTATACATATGTGGATATCTCAATGCCTTAAATATGGAATTGGTAAGATTTATGCTGCGATGTGGTTTTGTTATAAAACCTGTTCTAGTTTTCACTCACTGAATCATTTTATAACTGAACTGCAGTTTCTGAGGTTAAAGTTTCATTTCCCTTAAATATATAGTCACACATCTAATTTCTTCCTTATGATTAATATTGACCTCTCAATGTGTGTTCTCTGTTTGCATCACTAGTGATCCACAGGTGCATTGCTCAGACCACAAACCACAATATAACAGCAAAATCCAATTAATAAATAGGTCAACGGCATTGAAATAtcctccagaaaaaaaaattcaatatgTCTGGTAAATAGAAGGTATTGAACATACGCCATTGACAAGAGATGCTTCAAATCAGGGTCTAGTATGTTCTGTGGATGGGTCAATATTTCTTTCCTTCAACTATATTCTATAGCATTTGATGCTGACGTCATAAGAGGTTTTCTAAGAGGTCCGTATGCTTTTTAGCGTCAAGGATACCTGCAACTAGGTCAAGCGTCCAATCAAAGCATTTCTCTCAGTCTTTCTATCTGTCAACCTGCAAAATGCAAAattttgtttgtctctcagTTTAACAAGGGACACTGAGCATAATAGGCTCTACTGAGTGGAGTATCGAACGTATGGTATGTGCCTTCACTCCTTAGCAAAACTGTAAACATGTGCACTAGCTTCTGCTGCTGTGCCCCCCTGAGATGCAATTATAGGAGCATTACATTCACTGGACTGTGTTTTATAATGAATCTTTAAGTGGTTTTTCACTATtgcaaacatcaacatgtcaACGCTCTGTGCACGTTCCACCTCCCCCgctcacacatgcactcatAATTCTGTACCTGTATACCTTTGCTGATACTCTCCAGTCACGCTGCAGTGGTTCACTGACTAAATAGCCTTCTGTGTCTTGCGAACAAGCTGAAGAAGAGGTGATATTAAGGCTGTGTTAGCTTCTTCAGTCATCAGAACCAGTTTTATGCATGGCTACACAGCTGCGGGCAAAAATCAAGGTATTCGTTTATtgactttttaatttttgcatCTTGCTGGAAAGCCAGTCTAGTCATAAatgtttattcttcttcttattggAAATTTAAAGTGCAGCACTTATCTCAAATGGAAAAAGAGCAAAGTCctgcatcagaaaaaaaaaaaaccaaacaagcGAGTGAATAATTTCTGAGCACACAACATCAGTGGAGCGTTTGAAACATAGTCCGCTGAAGTTTAAAGAAGTAGTTTATCATTGTGGAAAATATGCTTCTCTTTCATCTAGTGAGTTTgaggaaattaaaattattgtAGCATATTACTGTGTAGACACATGAAGCAGGCAGTTAGTTTAACTTGTCACAAGGACTGGAAACAGGGGAGGCTCAATAGACTTCAAACACCTATTTTTTCAGTGGTCTTGCTATTTTTCTACTTGTCCAAATAGTTAGTAGTCTCAAAGTTAAAAATTGGTAGTCTTTACCATTCAGGTTAGCAACACTAAATTAGCCAAATAATGACTAAAGACTCGCTGGCAGTGATAACCCTAATGAAATATTGAAAGTCCCTGACAGGTCATGATTTCCTTCCACCTCTACAGAGCATTGTCACATCTGTAGTGACATTATAGGAGCATCCTGACTCACAGTATATTTAGACCACAGTCTTATATAGCATCTGGTCATCTGCtctgctttaaaaatgtaacgTAGAAATAATGCATGTGCCCCAATCCAGCTTTTCTCAAATGGCTGGGTCACATCATCCCTGCATCACTGAGGGATTAACAGAAAGGAGACTGTGAACTTGTGTGAACTGTAGTTGAGGACAGGGGATAGTgcagctgtgatgcactgcagGATGCTTATTATTTAAAAAGGGGGTTTTAGCTTTTCGCACTTTTGTAGCAgctaaaatgtttgtgtgttttcaggcttGCAGTTGGATTTAGGTAATGGTGGAAGAGCcactttttttacattagaaaagTAGTACTACTACATGGTAATACTGTAGTACTGTCCTGCATTCGATTCCTGCAATCTGATATAGTAGATATACAGCATTTGTCAATTTAAACTGTATTGCACATTTGCAATTAACAAAAAATGTCTTGAGTTTGTTTGCTTAACTAACTATAGCCCAATGATTCAATTTGATTAATATCTAAttacatcatcaacatcaacaacaaacatgagGCAGCTGAGTTATATAGGACGACTGTGGACACTGAACCACCATCACATACTTATATATACTCCATATGCAGCTGCCCAACAACATTGAATATTGCATTTTATATTAATGgtatacagtaaaaatataaaatatcatcagaaataaatacaagtaTGTCTGGGTTCAGGAAGTTGTTAATTCTTAAAATGAAAGGCAACAGCAGGTTAACGTCCATCATCGTCATTCTCACACTTGTAATTTGCTGATGGAGACCTTAAATATCATTCCtcctcactgtgtctttgaGACTTTGCCAAAGGACCTCTACTGACTGACCGAGGGAAAAGAAATGCATGAATGTTTGAGTCCTGCAGCATCTTTCTGTTTGGCGTGTAAAAGATAAATTCAAGGTCATTTCAGGGGAAGGTAAATGGAGATGTAGCAGCCATCAGTTATGTTCCAGCTATCAGCTTTCTTTAaatcagacacaaaacaacctttaattaatgaattttcTTTAATGCCTGAAGCACAGAGATACATATTGACACTAGCAAATGACAGATTAAACTACTGTGACACACTTAACTACTTTAATCgctttgttttaatgtttcacgAGACCCTGGTCACATTCCACGTGCTGCTATAAGAGTAGACAGATTTAATCTCTAATCACAGCAAGTCACAGATTGGTGGCCCAATTCTGCTCCCGCAACAGGCAACTTAATTATGGTGGGCAATAATGTCAGCTATATTCAAGAAATAATCTTTTAAAGGGATTCAGAGGAGCAGACTCTAGATTAACACGGTAACCTTTGCGGTGCATCTTTGTCGAGTTATGAATAATTCATCACAGTACAGCATATCTCAGTCTCGCAGTAATTGGATAAGATAAATGTGAGGGTATTTTTGAATGAGTATAACATCAGAGCTTTGTACTTTGCATTTGTGAGAGAGAGTGTCACAAATGCAAAGTACAATGTGTTAACATACCACAGTGACAG contains these protein-coding regions:
- the opn3 gene encoding opsin-3, which produces MSVAGSALSHLSKHNAGDEVFLRDMNPANETRAERSAAEHLFHVGTYKLLAFTIGTIGAFGFCNNVVVIILFCKFKRLRTPTNLLLVNISLSDFLVSVVGINFTFASCVKRGWIWSPAACVWDGFSNSLFGIVSIMTLAALAYERYIRVVHAQVVDFPWAWRAIAHIWLYSLAWTGAPLLGWNRYTLEIHQLGCSLDWTSKDPNDASFILLFLLACFFVPVGIMIYCYGNILYTVQMLRSIQDLQTVQIIKILRYEKKVAVMFLLMITCFLVCWTPYAIVSMLEAFGRTSMVSPTVAIIPSFFAKSSTAYNPLIYVFMSRKFRRCLLQLLCSRLSWLQRNLKERPLPRVERPIRPIVMSSSYGSKERPKKRVTFSSSSIVFIIASDDFQQLGVTSKAGSSSEVNVIQVRPL